One genomic segment of Paenibacillus xylanexedens includes these proteins:
- a CDS encoding (2Fe-2S)-binding protein — protein sequence MSKPLENHWTAVVNGEEKHLEIAQTTRLVDVLRTHLQLTGTKVSCEVGRCGACMVLMDGEPVNSCLVMAYQCAGSDIMTIEGLHGDEKGTLHPIQQAFVEEGGFQCGYCTPGMVISTKALLDAHPEPSQEQIETGLCGNLCRCTGYGGIIRAVRKAGERCVVKETSAEETVS from the coding sequence ATGAGTAAGCCACTTGAGAATCACTGGACAGCCGTTGTGAATGGTGAAGAGAAACATCTGGAGATCGCGCAAACGACCCGACTTGTCGATGTGCTTCGGACTCATTTGCAACTAACGGGTACCAAAGTATCCTGCGAAGTCGGTCGCTGCGGCGCATGTATGGTTCTGATGGATGGAGAGCCCGTGAATTCCTGTCTTGTCATGGCTTATCAATGTGCAGGCAGTGACATTATGACGATTGAAGGTCTGCACGGGGACGAGAAAGGCACTCTGCATCCGATTCAACAGGCTTTTGTGGAGGAAGGTGGCTTTCAGTGCGGCTACTGTACTCCAGGCATGGTGATCTCAACCAAGGCATTACTGGATGCACATCCTGAGCCTTCTCAAGAACAGATTGAAACGGGATTATGCGGAAATCTGTGTCGTTGTACCGGCTACGGTGGCATCATTCGGGCGGTACGCAAGGCAGGGGAACGCTGTGTGGTGAAAGAAACGTCTGCCGAGGAAACCGTAAGTTGA
- a CDS encoding GNAT family N-acetyltransferase, which produces MTIRIEICTIEHVCELQEISYEMFNETFKAQNSPENMKAYLEKAFNREQLETELSLADSQFLFIYVNHKVAGYMKVNINDAQSEKMSVESLEIERVYIKKEFQKHGLGKVLLNKAIEMATEYHKTNIWLGVWEKNENAIAFYEKMGFVQTGAHAFYMGDEKLSRDKNMVPLKSLF; this is translated from the coding sequence ATGACGATTCGTATAGAGATATGTACCATTGAACATGTATGTGAACTACAGGAGATTAGTTATGAGATGTTTAATGAAACGTTTAAAGCGCAAAATTCACCCGAAAATATGAAAGCTTATCTGGAAAAGGCGTTTAATCGGGAGCAATTAGAAACTGAACTGTCCCTTGCGGATTCACAATTTCTTTTTATCTATGTCAACCACAAAGTGGCAGGGTACATGAAGGTAAATATCAATGATGCTCAGTCTGAGAAGATGAGCGTGGAATCCCTTGAGATCGAGCGAGTGTACATCAAAAAAGAGTTCCAAAAACATGGCTTGGGTAAGGTACTGCTTAATAAAGCCATAGAGATGGCAACAGAATATCACAAAACGAATATTTGGTTAGGCGTGTGGGAGAAAAATGAAAATGCCATCGCATTTTATGAAAAGATGGGGTTTGTACAGACAGGAGCTCATGCTTTTTACATGGGAGATGAGAAACTGTCGAGAGACAAGAACATGGTCCCATTGAAGTCGCTATTTTAG
- a CDS encoding carbamoyltransferase N-terminal domain-containing protein: MRILGLSGGLDKIWDDEPSNFNWSKVRENAAAVLVEDGRVRFAIEEERLNRIPGTNKRPVLAIQKCLNEASLTLADIDGVAVYGEEKFYNHLIQKSYLHDPNHYPLYGTMRQLIQQYLKEECGYEIHESAIFFVKHQYSHAMSAWACSGYKRALVLSLDKAEDGFSGLVAKGSEGKLERLHTFHDVDSMVGLCHQVGEIMSPPIGSLTELSHIAMKGRAAPYRAFFQACYELLPNGTYKLRFDPNGLIEGLRLEGHSGAIEQRCNLAAALQEVLEAIVFHIVRHFQEETGMDTLCVGGELAGNVSLNSKLLDSGLFTAVFVQPIKHDAGAALGAALAQFSMENSEEKARSEMEHVYWGTAIETQDQIKEQAAHWSEWTAVKQELGMSIVEQVADLLSQRHSVGWMQERSEFGTCSLGNRSILLHPYEAFNTSNELYKNWTKAGNTYSLIVSIKESRLKDYFDVPATATASQYRFGNYLLKWKSGNDYMDTATYAQVHTVSENGNSRFYQLLDCFECKSGIPFLIHTSLRNPVEPIVETLSEGIAAFLSCKLEYLAVGDTLLSRCEAKQQDQSLLSLRLSVPYNVNIVEQISYQSTHRMEHSKELICAHMAERKVGLSTSLHALLMLADGRRSLGELMEEIRMADHEHLQIIQSVKELWEKRLVILEPLHSVGQIQS; this comes from the coding sequence ATGCGAATACTTGGGTTAAGCGGTGGATTGGATAAGATCTGGGACGATGAGCCTAGCAATTTTAATTGGAGCAAGGTTCGTGAGAATGCTGCTGCTGTGCTAGTTGAGGATGGCAGGGTGCGCTTTGCTATCGAGGAAGAGCGACTCAACCGCATCCCTGGCACGAATAAGAGGCCTGTGCTTGCGATTCAGAAATGTTTGAACGAAGCCAGCTTGACGCTGGCTGACATCGATGGAGTTGCAGTCTACGGCGAAGAGAAGTTTTATAATCATTTGATTCAGAAAAGTTATCTGCATGATCCTAATCACTATCCCCTTTATGGAACCATGCGACAGCTGATTCAGCAGTATCTTAAGGAGGAATGTGGCTACGAAATACATGAAAGCGCAATCTTCTTCGTAAAACATCAGTATTCACATGCGATGAGCGCTTGGGCCTGTTCCGGTTATAAACGAGCACTTGTGTTGTCGCTTGACAAAGCAGAAGATGGTTTTTCTGGACTTGTAGCCAAGGGGAGCGAGGGAAAGCTTGAACGGCTTCATACTTTTCATGATGTTGATTCAATGGTTGGTCTCTGTCATCAGGTTGGCGAAATCATGAGCCCTCCAATTGGAAGTCTGACGGAGCTTTCGCACATCGCGATGAAGGGACGTGCAGCCCCTTATCGCGCCTTCTTTCAGGCCTGTTATGAGTTGTTGCCTAATGGCACCTACAAATTGCGGTTTGACCCCAATGGACTAATAGAAGGTCTGCGATTAGAGGGTCATTCAGGAGCGATCGAACAACGATGTAATCTGGCTGCTGCACTACAGGAAGTCTTAGAGGCGATCGTGTTTCATATCGTCCGGCATTTCCAAGAAGAGACCGGAATGGATACATTGTGTGTGGGAGGAGAGCTTGCTGGCAATGTATCTCTCAACTCGAAGCTACTGGATTCGGGCCTGTTCACCGCTGTTTTTGTTCAACCAATCAAACATGATGCAGGCGCAGCACTGGGCGCTGCTCTGGCACAGTTTTCCATGGAAAATAGCGAGGAAAAGGCAAGGTCCGAAATGGAGCATGTGTATTGGGGAACTGCAATAGAGACGCAAGACCAGATTAAGGAGCAGGCTGCGCATTGGAGTGAATGGACGGCGGTCAAACAAGAGTTAGGAATGAGCATTGTGGAGCAGGTAGCAGACTTGCTGTCGCAGCGTCATTCGGTTGGATGGATGCAGGAGAGATCTGAATTCGGCACATGTTCTCTTGGCAACCGCAGTATTTTACTGCATCCCTATGAGGCATTCAACACTAGCAATGAGTTGTACAAGAATTGGACTAAGGCAGGCAACACGTACTCCTTGATCGTATCTATTAAGGAGAGTCGGTTAAAAGATTATTTTGATGTTCCCGCTACGGCTACGGCTTCACAATACAGATTTGGCAACTACTTGTTGAAGTGGAAGTCCGGCAATGACTATATGGATACGGCTACCTATGCGCAAGTGCACACCGTATCCGAGAATGGCAACTCACGCTTCTATCAATTGCTGGACTGCTTTGAGTGCAAGAGCGGAATTCCGTTCCTGATACACACCTCCTTGCGCAACCCGGTAGAGCCGATCGTGGAGACACTATCCGAAGGGATAGCAGCATTCCTGTCCTGCAAGCTCGAATATCTGGCAGTTGGAGATACGTTATTAAGCAGATGCGAAGCGAAGCAGCAAGACCAGAGTCTGCTGTCACTGCGCCTTTCGGTTCCATATAATGTGAACATTGTTGAGCAGATCAGCTATCAATCTACTCATCGGATGGAGCACAGCAAGGAATTGATTTGTGCCCACATGGCCGAAAGGAAGGTTGGGCTGTCGACCTCATTACACGCCCTGTTGATGCTTGCAGATGGTCGCCGTTCACTTGGAGAGCTGATGGAAGAGATTAGGATGGCAGACCATGAACACTTACAAATCATCCAATCTGTAAAAGAGTTGTGGGAGAAACGGTTGGTTATATTGGAGCCGTTGCATTCCGTAGGACAAATACAATCATAG
- a CDS encoding X2-like carbohydrate binding domain-containing protein: MKNLLKKATAMMLALVLLLGLMTAPVHADTPLFTIESEDAQLTPDLQVVTSIYGQPKPGFSGAGFVWMQNSGTLTFTVTVPETGMYAISTRYMQELSADGRSQNLIVNGVTKGAYMLPYTTTWSDFDFGFHKLNQGANTIELKAGWGFAYFDTFTVDHADLDPLNVQPVLTDPEATPETQILMNYLTEVYGNNIISGQQEIYGGGNDGDTELEFEWIHDLTGKYPAIRGFDLMNYNPLYGWEDGTTDRMIDWVNNREGIATASWHINVPRNFNTYELGDFVDWKEATYKPTETNFNTANAVIPGTKEYQYVMMTIEDLAEQLLILQDNNVPVLFRPYHEAEGNGGLNGEGAWFWWASAGAEVYKELWDLLYTELTETYGLHNLIWTYNSYVYSTSPAWYPGDDQVDLVGYDKYNTIYNRYDGLSGVPNEDAITSIFYKLVELTNGTKMVAMTENDTIPSVKNLTEEKSGWLYFCPWYGEHLMSSAFNYPATLKTLYQSDYVITLDELPNLKVNNPNPSASITPGNVEFDKYTPNQSDKTVTVNANGNTLTALRAGNNALTAITDYTLNGSTLLLKKAYLATLPVGEHSIVLDFNQGQDPVLKVKIVESTPSTNAVISPVNATFDKATNPAQDISVSITLNGRQLTSITKGDVTLVAGQNYTASSSAVVLNKSYLATLPLGQNVLTFHFNGGNDAVLTVNVIDSTVTVPAGDLTIQAFNGNTSASTNGVSPKFKLVNSGNSAIPLSDVKLRYYYTIDGEEAQSFWSDWASMGSANVTSQFVKLATPVAGADHYLEVGFTSAAGSLNAGQSAEIQTRFSKNNWTNYTQTNDYSFKASGSQFANHDKVTGYVNGQLVWGIEP; encoded by the coding sequence ATGAAAAATTTGCTCAAAAAGGCAACCGCAATGATGCTGGCATTGGTCCTACTGCTTGGATTAATGACAGCGCCCGTTCATGCAGACACACCGTTGTTCACCATCGAAAGCGAAGATGCGCAGCTCACCCCGGATCTTCAAGTGGTTACTTCAATCTATGGGCAGCCCAAGCCCGGATTCTCAGGTGCCGGATTTGTCTGGATGCAGAACTCTGGCACACTAACCTTCACAGTTACTGTCCCGGAAACCGGCATGTACGCAATCTCCACACGATATATGCAGGAGCTTAGTGCAGATGGCAGGTCACAAAATTTAATCGTAAATGGTGTTACGAAAGGGGCGTATATGCTGCCTTACACGACAACATGGTCAGACTTCGATTTTGGCTTTCACAAGTTGAATCAGGGTGCCAACACGATTGAGCTGAAGGCTGGCTGGGGCTTCGCGTATTTTGATACTTTTACAGTGGATCATGCGGATCTGGATCCCCTGAATGTACAACCAGTTCTCACTGATCCTGAAGCTACACCGGAAACTCAAATTTTGATGAATTATTTAACGGAGGTATACGGAAACAACATTATTTCTGGTCAGCAAGAGATCTACGGAGGAGGGAATGACGGAGATACAGAGCTTGAATTCGAATGGATTCATGATCTGACCGGAAAGTATCCGGCAATCCGTGGTTTTGATCTGATGAATTATAATCCGTTGTATGGTTGGGAGGACGGTACAACCGATCGCATGATTGATTGGGTGAATAACCGTGAAGGTATTGCAACAGCTTCCTGGCATATCAATGTACCTCGTAATTTCAATACGTATGAGCTTGGGGACTTTGTGGATTGGAAAGAGGCTACCTACAAGCCAACAGAAACGAATTTTAATACAGCAAATGCGGTAATTCCCGGTACGAAAGAGTATCAATACGTGATGATGACCATCGAGGATCTGGCAGAACAATTATTGATTTTGCAAGACAACAACGTGCCGGTTCTGTTCCGTCCGTATCATGAAGCAGAAGGCAACGGCGGGCTGAACGGGGAAGGTGCATGGTTCTGGTGGGCTTCGGCAGGCGCAGAAGTGTACAAAGAGCTATGGGATCTGCTTTATACCGAACTGACTGAGACGTATGGCTTGCACAATCTGATCTGGACCTACAACAGCTACGTATACAGTACTTCTCCTGCCTGGTATCCGGGCGATGATCAGGTAGATCTCGTCGGATATGATAAATACAATACGATCTACAACCGTTATGACGGCTTGTCCGGCGTACCGAATGAGGATGCAATTACCTCGATTTTCTATAAGCTTGTTGAGTTGACGAACGGTACGAAAATGGTAGCCATGACGGAGAACGACACGATTCCAAGCGTGAAAAATCTGACAGAGGAGAAATCAGGATGGTTGTACTTCTGTCCTTGGTATGGCGAGCATCTGATGAGTTCTGCTTTTAATTACCCGGCAACATTGAAAACGCTTTATCAAAGTGATTATGTCATTACGCTGGATGAGCTGCCAAATCTAAAGGTTAACAATCCCAATCCCAGTGCATCCATCACACCTGGAAACGTTGAATTTGACAAATACACACCCAATCAAAGTGACAAAACCGTAACTGTGAATGCAAACGGCAATACGCTAACTGCTCTCCGGGCAGGCAACAATGCGTTGACCGCAATAACAGACTATACCTTGAACGGAAGCACATTGCTGCTGAAAAAAGCTTATCTGGCAACCCTGCCAGTTGGCGAGCATTCGATTGTTCTGGATTTTAATCAAGGTCAGGACCCTGTGTTAAAAGTCAAAATTGTGGAATCAACACCGAGTACAAATGCTGTGATTTCTCCTGTGAATGCAACATTTGATAAAGCGACGAATCCCGCACAGGATATTTCCGTATCTATCACCTTAAATGGCCGTCAGCTTACAAGCATCACAAAGGGGGATGTTACACTTGTAGCGGGTCAGAATTATACAGCATCCAGCTCTGCTGTTGTTCTGAACAAATCCTATCTCGCAACGCTTCCGCTGGGCCAGAACGTATTGACCTTTCACTTCAATGGAGGAAATGACGCTGTGTTAACGGTGAACGTCATAGATAGCACGGTTACTGTGCCAGCAGGGGATTTGACGATTCAAGCTTTTAACGGCAATACAAGTGCATCCACCAACGGCGTCTCACCCAAGTTCAAATTGGTCAACTCAGGCAATTCGGCTATTCCGTTAAGTGATGTAAAACTCCGGTATTACTATACGATCGACGGGGAGGAAGCTCAGAGTTTCTGGTCCGACTGGGCCAGTATGGGCAGTGCGAATGTAACGAGCCAATTCGTTAAACTGGCGACTCCAGTTGCCGGAGCGGATCACTATCTTGAAGTGGGCTTTACAAGTGCAGCGGGATCACTGAATGCGGGCCAGAGCGCAGAGATTCAAACACGCTTTTCCAAAAACAATTGGACGAATTACACACAGACTAATGATTACTCGTTCAAGGCATCCGGTAGTCAGTTCGCAAACCATGATAAGGTTACCGGGTATGTGAACGGTCAGCTGGTATGGGGAATTGAGCCGTAA
- a CDS encoding carbamoyltransferase family protein: MYILGLNAGPDLVYEETSDSGLAYSHDSAAVLLRDGKVVAGIEEERLNRMKHSSKAPVQAIRYCLEQGGIGIEEIDYIAFYLSFERARSELNETRQGILRYILIAFGYEFPSERILFINHQLAHAMSTYAMSGFEQALVFSVDGSGDGISGMILSAENKQMKTLYELPRAHSLGDFYERIIQFLGYKRFDEYKVMGLAPYGDPSVYRTFFKKFYSLLPGGDYRIHVHLPLLFDLVPPRKKSEPFNQQHKDIAAALQESLEEIVTHIVTHYQKVTGHKQLCLAGGVAHNCTMNGKLLYSGLFKNIFVQPAAHDAGAALGAALCVHYKQRPQDPFYPLEHLYWGPHIGNDAEILETLSPWESWLEWEYVGDELIERTAELLADGSVIGWVQGRSEFGPRALGNRSIIADPRPAENKEIINAMVKMREGYRPFAPSVLEEKAADYFEVPGGMEKSPYMIFVLNVKEDKRKLLGAITHVDGTARIQTVSSQTNPRYWSLIRAFEALTGIPIILNTSFNNNVEPIVDSATDAIVSYLTTKLNYLVIGNYLIRKKAVSDEAILHLYPKLPCYAVLYKKRGRGGEGQLETKAQVCRNDSESSNMPISVELFELLAQANGKRTFQNIIVAVHGQDELLCRSLAAEMHKLWSHRLVELSPAVHEDILGIKANEKERIVL; the protein is encoded by the coding sequence ATGTACATATTAGGTTTGAATGCGGGGCCTGATCTGGTCTATGAGGAGACCTCAGACTCGGGGCTAGCCTATTCACATGATTCAGCCGCTGTGCTACTTCGTGACGGTAAGGTGGTCGCTGGGATCGAAGAGGAACGGTTAAATCGAATGAAGCACTCGTCTAAAGCGCCCGTTCAGGCGATCCGCTACTGTCTGGAGCAAGGAGGCATCGGCATCGAGGAGATCGATTATATTGCCTTTTATCTGTCCTTTGAACGGGCAAGATCCGAACTAAATGAGACGCGTCAGGGTATCCTGCGATATATCCTCATCGCCTTCGGTTATGAATTTCCCAGTGAGCGCATCCTGTTCATTAACCATCAGCTGGCACATGCCATGAGCACCTATGCCATGTCAGGCTTTGAGCAAGCGCTGGTCTTTTCCGTAGATGGAAGCGGAGACGGGATATCCGGCATGATTCTGTCAGCTGAAAACAAACAAATGAAAACGCTCTACGAACTGCCGCGAGCTCATTCTTTAGGTGATTTCTATGAAAGAATCATTCAGTTTCTTGGCTATAAGCGGTTCGATGAGTACAAGGTTATGGGCTTGGCTCCTTACGGTGATCCTTCGGTATACCGCACGTTCTTCAAAAAGTTCTATAGCCTTCTTCCTGGCGGCGATTACCGGATTCATGTCCATCTTCCGCTACTGTTCGATCTGGTTCCTCCGCGCAAGAAGTCGGAGCCATTCAACCAGCAACATAAAGACATTGCGGCGGCACTGCAAGAGTCACTAGAGGAAATCGTCACACATATTGTCACTCATTATCAAAAAGTGACGGGACACAAGCAGCTGTGTCTCGCAGGGGGAGTGGCACATAATTGTACGATGAACGGAAAGCTACTCTATTCGGGATTGTTCAAGAACATCTTCGTCCAACCTGCTGCACATGATGCTGGTGCTGCGCTGGGGGCTGCCCTGTGTGTACACTATAAGCAGCGGCCACAGGACCCCTTTTATCCATTGGAGCATCTGTATTGGGGCCCACACATTGGGAATGACGCTGAAATACTAGAGACACTGAGTCCATGGGAATCGTGGCTAGAATGGGAGTATGTAGGCGATGAACTGATTGAGCGGACTGCTGAACTGCTGGCAGACGGTTCGGTTATTGGATGGGTACAGGGCCGTTCGGAATTCGGTCCACGTGCGCTTGGCAACCGGAGCATCATTGCGGATCCGCGACCGGCGGAAAACAAGGAAATTATTAATGCGATGGTCAAAATGCGCGAAGGCTACAGGCCATTTGCTCCATCAGTATTAGAGGAGAAAGCGGCAGACTATTTTGAGGTCCCCGGGGGGATGGAAAAATCACCCTATATGATCTTTGTGCTCAATGTGAAGGAGGACAAGCGCAAGCTACTTGGCGCAATCACTCATGTGGATGGTACCGCTCGCATCCAGACGGTCTCCAGTCAGACAAATCCGAGATACTGGTCACTTATTCGAGCCTTTGAAGCATTGACTGGCATACCGATCATACTCAATACATCCTTTAACAATAATGTTGAACCAATCGTCGATTCGGCAACAGATGCCATTGTTAGTTATTTGACCACAAAGTTGAATTATTTGGTCATTGGCAATTATTTAATACGGAAAAAAGCAGTCAGTGATGAGGCTATCTTGCACTTATATCCCAAACTACCTTGCTATGCTGTACTTTATAAAAAACGGGGCCGTGGAGGGGAAGGACAGCTAGAAACCAAGGCTCAGGTCTGTAGAAATGATTCTGAGAGTTCAAATATGCCGATCTCTGTGGAACTATTTGAGCTACTGGCGCAAGCGAATGGCAAACGGACGTTCCAAAATATAATCGTAGCTGTTCATGGGCAGGACGAATTACTTTGCCGCTCGTTGGCAGCGGAGATGCATAAACTGTGGTCACATAGATTAGTAGAGCTGTCCCCTGCTGTACATGAAGATATTTTAGGGATTAAAGCCAATGAAAAGGAGCGTATCGTATTATGA
- the pucD gene encoding xanthine dehydrogenase subunit D, with protein sequence MLLNRKQSGKRWHLRPDGAPKVTGQLQYLTDMTLPDMIHGRVLRSEYPYARILSIDTSEAEALEGVYAVLTSKDVLGLNRFGIATPDQPVFCEDIVRYVGDAIAAVAADSPERAALALDAIRVVYEELTPLNSTDAALAPDAPELHKHGPGNVLHRTEIKRGDAEQAFATCDHIVTETYFTPRQMHAYMETEGGLFVPDEEGRLNVYAATQHGYKDRMQLARIIGCPEEDIRVVSSPIGGSFGGKDELNVQPYGALLALRCGRPVKMHNSRKESVRAGLKRHPMKIEMQTGMSREGIIQAHRVRITADTGAYATLGAPVLNFCTEHCLGPYAIPNVDVEGVSVYTNNGLSGEFRGFGGNQAIFAMEGQMDRLAEIMNMDPWEFRRRNMREKNDPGPLNQRILVTDGLSQVWEALDRSELWQKHQSPPADPALPPWIKRGVGAAIAMHGAGLGYGIPDPAGGRLSLNNEGKIEVAFSYEEFGQGLIATLEIMLCDLFQCSTSDLSIIIGDTDRVPHSGSSTASRSTTMAWMALQRLQTPFRSHVLTVASALSGVPADELVTGPGGVWRKGQLPAETSEVESESGFVVSYAELATQGEADEWIFDTKFDYPTTPDNVVGGHYLYTYAAVAAEVEVNTLTGETKLLDTRHVVAAGPVINPMGYIGQIEGGSVMALGFTLTEDAVMQDSRYVTTNLDTYLIPTIQDIHTNLEVEAIEDLPEGDAFGPRGIGEIGSVALAPAITAAIHQATGIWVNRLPVPREQLVRPLNVPLQEGVSPS encoded by the coding sequence ATGCTGCTGAATCGGAAACAGAGCGGGAAACGCTGGCACCTGCGGCCAGATGGGGCACCCAAAGTAACAGGCCAGCTTCAATATCTGACGGATATGACGCTACCTGACATGATTCATGGCAGAGTATTGCGAAGCGAATATCCTTATGCTCGCATTCTGTCTATAGATACTTCAGAAGCTGAGGCGTTGGAAGGTGTCTATGCGGTTCTGACCTCCAAAGATGTGCTTGGTCTGAATCGTTTTGGTATTGCGACCCCGGATCAGCCTGTGTTCTGCGAGGATATTGTACGTTATGTTGGGGATGCCATTGCAGCGGTAGCTGCGGATTCCCCGGAACGTGCGGCGCTTGCACTGGATGCGATCCGTGTAGTGTATGAGGAACTCACACCTCTGAATAGTACAGACGCTGCCTTGGCTCCAGATGCACCAGAGCTGCATAAACATGGACCAGGTAATGTGCTGCATAGGACGGAGATCAAACGTGGAGACGCCGAGCAAGCTTTTGCCACTTGTGATCATATCGTGACAGAGACGTATTTTACGCCTCGCCAGATGCATGCGTATATGGAGACAGAAGGTGGCCTGTTTGTCCCGGATGAAGAGGGAAGGCTGAATGTATACGCGGCAACGCAACATGGCTATAAAGACCGGATGCAGCTTGCACGCATTATTGGCTGTCCTGAAGAAGATATCCGGGTGGTATCTTCACCGATTGGTGGTTCGTTTGGCGGAAAAGATGAACTAAACGTACAGCCCTATGGTGCACTACTGGCCTTGAGATGCGGACGTCCTGTGAAAATGCATAATTCTCGTAAAGAATCCGTACGTGCAGGGCTGAAACGGCACCCAATGAAGATTGAAATGCAGACTGGCATGAGTCGAGAAGGCATCATCCAAGCGCATCGTGTCCGTATAACAGCAGATACCGGAGCGTACGCGACACTTGGCGCACCCGTGCTGAACTTCTGTACCGAGCATTGCCTTGGACCCTACGCCATTCCAAATGTGGATGTGGAAGGTGTATCTGTATATACGAATAACGGGCTGTCAGGTGAGTTTCGCGGATTTGGCGGGAATCAGGCGATTTTTGCCATGGAAGGCCAGATGGATCGGCTTGCAGAAATCATGAACATGGACCCTTGGGAGTTCCGCAGACGTAATATGCGTGAAAAGAATGATCCTGGACCACTGAATCAACGCATTCTGGTTACGGATGGACTGTCCCAAGTGTGGGAGGCATTGGATCGCTCCGAACTGTGGCAAAAACATCAGAGTCCCCCGGCAGATCCTGCTCTGCCGCCGTGGATCAAACGCGGAGTCGGAGCAGCCATCGCCATGCATGGTGCAGGGCTGGGTTATGGCATTCCAGATCCTGCGGGAGGCCGCCTGTCCCTGAACAACGAAGGCAAGATTGAGGTGGCGTTCAGCTACGAGGAATTTGGTCAGGGGCTCATTGCAACGCTGGAAATTATGTTATGTGATCTGTTCCAATGCAGTACATCGGATCTCAGTATTATCATCGGCGATACGGATCGTGTGCCCCACAGCGGATCAAGTACAGCTTCACGTTCAACAACGATGGCATGGATGGCTCTTCAACGCTTACAGACTCCATTTCGTTCCCATGTTCTCACTGTTGCCTCTGCCTTGTCAGGCGTTCCGGCAGATGAACTGGTAACAGGACCTGGTGGTGTATGGCGCAAAGGCCAGCTTCCTGCCGAAACTTCAGAAGTAGAATCAGAATCAGGCTTTGTGGTTTCGTATGCCGAACTCGCAACGCAGGGCGAAGCCGATGAATGGATTTTCGATACAAAGTTCGATTATCCAACTACGCCAGACAACGTAGTAGGCGGGCATTATTTGTATACGTATGCGGCGGTTGCAGCAGAGGTGGAAGTAAATACTTTGACCGGAGAAACCAAGCTTCTTGATACGCGCCATGTTGTTGCGGCAGGTCCAGTTATCAACCCGATGGGCTATATTGGACAGATTGAAGGCGGGAGTGTCATGGCGCTTGGATTCACGTTAACGGAGGATGCGGTCATGCAGGACAGCCGTTATGTAACCACGAACCTCGACACGTATCTGATCCCAACCATTCAGGATATTCATACCAATCTGGAGGTTGAGGCTATTGAAGACTTACCCGAAGGTGATGCTTTTGGTCCTAGGGGGATCGGTGAGATAGGCTCCGTTGCGCTTGCGCCGGCCATAACAGCTGCAATTCATCAGGCGACAGGCATATGGGTTAACCGTCTTCCTGTACCGAGGGAACAACTGGTCAGACCTTTAAATGTACCTTTGCAGGAAGGAGTGAGTCCATCATGA